One part of the Sphingobacterium sp. LZ7M1 genome encodes these proteins:
- a CDS encoding DUF4256 domain-containing protein, with protein MKPKKLEPQRAEELLDILKKRFEKNMHRHPNITWEDVKGKLEASADKLWSINEMEESDGEPDVVSIYDNEEIIYIDCAAESPKGRRSLCYDEEALESRKEHKPKDSAVNLANHMGVKILNEAEYAALQALGNFDAKTSSWLETPTEIREKGGAIFGDYRFGRVFTYHNGAESYYAARGFRGLISLS; from the coding sequence ATGAAACCAAAAAAATTAGAACCACAGCGTGCCGAGGAACTATTGGATATCCTTAAAAAGCGATTTGAAAAAAATATGCACAGGCATCCTAATATCACCTGGGAAGATGTTAAAGGAAAATTAGAGGCTTCGGCTGATAAACTTTGGAGCATTAATGAGATGGAAGAATCAGATGGTGAACCTGATGTGGTATCGATATATGACAATGAGGAAATCATCTATATCGACTGTGCTGCAGAAAGCCCAAAAGGCAGACGTAGCTTATGTTATGATGAGGAGGCATTGGAATCCCGAAAAGAACATAAGCCCAAAGATTCGGCGGTCAACTTGGCCAATCATATGGGGGTAAAAATATTGAATGAGGCAGAATATGCTGCTTTACAGGCTTTGGGCAACTTTGATGCAAAGACCTCTAGTTGGCTGGAGACACCAACTGAGATTAGGGAAAAAGGCGGTGCTATCTTCGGAGACTATCGCTTTGGCCGGGTTTTTACCTACCATAACGGAGCAGAATCCTATTATGCAGCCCGTGGATTCCGTGGTTTGATCTCCCTTTCCTAA